The Choloepus didactylus isolate mChoDid1 chromosome 13, mChoDid1.pri, whole genome shotgun sequence genome contains a region encoding:
- the LOC119507849 gene encoding protein CEBPZOS-like, whose amino-acid sequence MACTVEPLAKKIFKGILVAEVMGIFGAYFLFNKMNTSQDSRQTMSKKFPFILEVYYKSLEHSGMYRISKIKKSG is encoded by the coding sequence ATGGCCTGCACTGTGGAACCACTGGCAAAGAAGATCTTTAAAGGAATTTTAGTAGCTGAAGTTATGGGCATTTTTGGagcttattttttgtttaataaaatgaaCACAAGCCAAGATTCCAGGCAAACAATGAGcaaaaaatttcccttcatcttaGAAGTTTATTACAAGTCCCTTGAACATTCTGGAATGTATAGAATCAGCAAGATAAAGAAAAGTGGATGA